GCCGGTGGGTCCGTAGTAGTTGAACCCGTAGGACAGCTGCGCGTAGCCGCCGATGAGGTGGCTGGGCTTGATCAGCAGCCGGGTCAGCGCGTTGTGGATGCCGCCGCGGCGGCCGTTGATCTCTGACTTCGGCACGTCGATGGTCCGGTCCTTCGCGTGGTACATGAACACCGTGCCCTCGGGCATCCGGTGGGTCACGACCGCGCGGGCGACGACGACGCCGTTGCGGTTGAACGCCTCGATCCAGTCGTTGTCGCGGACCCCGATCTTTGCGGCGTCCTCCTGGCTCATCCACAGGTCCGGGCCGCCGCGGGACAGGCTGAGCATGAACAGGTTGTCCTGGTACTCGGAGTGGATCGACCACTTGGAGTGCGGCGTGAGGTAGCGGACCGTCACCTCCAGTCGGCCCTCGTCGGTCCCCTGCGGACCGAAGATGCGGTGCATGTTCAGGGGCGGGCGGTAGGTGGGCAGCTGCTCGCCCAGCTCGGCCATCCAGTCGTGGTCGAGGAAGAAGCTCTGCCGCCCGGTGAGGGTGTGCCAGGGCTTGAGCCGCTCCACGTTGATGGTGAACGGTGAGTAGCGGCGTCCGCCGTGCTCGCTACCGGACCACTCGTGGGAGGTGATGACCGGCTGCGGCCGGGACTGGGTGTCGGCGAAGGTGATCTGGCGGCCCTCGTGGTCGCTGGCCAGGTCAGCCAGCTGACGGCCGGTGCGTTGCTCCAGAACCGTGAAACCGGCCGTAGCGATGTGGCCGTTCGTGGTCCCGGACAGCGCGAGGATGGTCTCGCAGGCCTGGTGCGCGTGGGCCAGCGACGGTCGGCCGTCGGCCAGGCCGCCACGCACCGTGCCACAGACTCGCTTCAGGTACTCGACCTCGCGCTCGGGGCGCAGGGTCACGCCCTTCACGGTCGTGCCCAAGGTGTCGATCTTCGGGCCGAGCGCGACCATCTGCTCAGCGACGGCCCCGAAGTCCCGCTCGACGACGACCAGGTTCGGCATCGTGCGCCCGGGCACGGCGTCGCACTCGCCGCGCTTCCAGTCCAGCACCCGACCGCCGGGTTGGGCCGTCTCCCCGGGGGTGTCGTGCTGCAGCGGCGTCGCCACCAGGTCCTTGCGGACTCCGAGGTGCTCGGCCGCCAGCGGGCTGAACGCCTTGGCCATGGCGATGAAGGTGTCGTAGTCGCTGCGCGTCTCCCAGGGCGGGTTGATCGCCGCACTGAAGGCGTGCACGAAGGGGTGCATATCGGTGGTGGAGAGGTCCTCCTTCTCATACCAGGTGGCGGCCGGGAGGAGCACGTCGGAGAACAGCCCGGTCGAGGTCATCCGGAAGTCCAGCGACACCAGCAGGTCGAGCTTGCCCTCGGGCGCCTCGTCGTGCCAGACCACCTCCGCCGGGCGCATGCCCTCGGGCGTCGGGTCGGCTCGGACCGCACCGTCGGTGCCCAGCAGGTGCCGCAGGAAGTACTCGTTGCCCTTGCCGGACGAGCCGAGCAGGTTGGCCCTCCACACGGTGAGGACTCGCGGGAAGTTCGCGGGCGCGTCGGGGTCCTCGCAGGCGAACCGCAGCTGGCCGCTCTTGAGCTGTTCCACTGCGTAGGCCGGCGGCTCCTCGCCGGCCGCCTCGGCCTCGTCGACGAGGTCGAGCGGGTTGCGGTCGAAGGTGGGGTAGGACGGCAGCCAGCCCATCCGGGCCGACTGGGCGAGGGTGTCCGCGAGCGCCTGGCCCTTGAACAGGCCCTTGCCCAGCGGGGTGGCGAGCTCGTCGGCGCCGAACCCGTCGTAGCGCCACTGGTCGGTGGCCAGGTACCAGAACGCGGTGCCGGCCATCTGGCGAGGCGGCCGGACCCAGTCCAGGGCGAACGCCAGCTGCGCCCAGCCGGTGAACGGTCGCACCTTCTCCTGCCCGACGTAGTGCGCCCAGCCACCGCCGTTGACCCCCTGGCAGCCGGTCAGGGTGGTCAGCGCGAGCATCGCGCGGTAGATCTGGTCGGAGTGGAACCAG
This Actinomycetes bacterium DNA region includes the following protein-coding sequences:
- a CDS encoding nitrate reductase subunit alpha, which gives rise to MGTDGALVEALLRGRRLLQKNAVSPDLRTITRSGGREADVFYRDRWSHDKIVRSTHGVNCTGSCSWKVYVKDGIITWETQETDYPSVGPDSPEYEPRGCPRGAAFSWYTYSPTRVRYPYVRGVLVEMYREAKARLGDPVAAWADVVGDPQRRRTYMKARGKGGLVRVRWEEALEIVAAAQVHTIKAWGPDRIAGFSPIPAMSMASHAAGARYTSLLGGSMISFYDWYADLPIASPQVFGDQTDVPESADWWNASYLIMWGSNIPVTRTPDAHFMTEARYRGQKVVVVSPDYADNTKFADEWLAAHPGTDGALAMAMGHVVLKEFFVDRQVDRFQSYVKTYTDLPFLISLRERPEAPGSYLPDRFLTAADLGRDGEGDAWRTVLLDSATGEPVVPNGTLGDRHTVSGMGRWNLDLEGVDPMLSLYVEGSDGTDAVAVDLPRFDVGDGEGGSSLRRGVPVRTIAGRLVTTVFDLLLAQYGVGRAGLPGEWPQGYDDPEPYTPAWQEEITSVPAVTVARIAREFADNAERSGGRSMIAMGAGTNHWFHSDQIYRAMLALTTLTGCQGVNGGGWAHYVGQEKVRPFTGWAQLAFALDWVRPPRQMAGTAFWYLATDQWRYDGFGADELATPLGKGLFKGQALADTLAQSARMGWLPSYPTFDRNPLDLVDEAEAAGEEPPAYAVEQLKSGQLRFACEDPDAPANFPRVLTVWRANLLGSSGKGNEYFLRHLLGTDGAVRADPTPEGMRPAEVVWHDEAPEGKLDLLVSLDFRMTSTGLFSDVLLPAATWYEKEDLSTTDMHPFVHAFSAAINPPWETRSDYDTFIAMAKAFSPLAAEHLGVRKDLVATPLQHDTPGETAQPGGRVLDWKRGECDAVPGRTMPNLVVVERDFGAVAEQMVALGPKIDTLGTTVKGVTLRPEREVEYLKRVCGTVRGGLADGRPSLAHAHQACETILALSGTTNGHIATAGFTVLEQRTGRQLADLASDHEGRQITFADTQSRPQPVITSHEWSGSEHGGRRYSPFTINVERLKPWHTLTGRQSFFLDHDWMAELGEQLPTYRPPLNMHRIFGPQGTDEGRLEVTVRYLTPHSKWSIHSEYQDNLFMLSLSRGGPDLWMSQEDAAKIGVRDNDWIEAFNRNGVVVARAVVTHRMPEGTVFMYHAKDRTIDVPKSEINGRRGGIHNALTRLLIKPSHLIGGYAQLSYGFNYYGPTGNQRDEVTVIRRRSQEVEY